In Vanessa atalanta chromosome 3, ilVanAtal1.2, whole genome shotgun sequence, one genomic interval encodes:
- the LOC125077295 gene encoding cytochrome b-c1 complex subunit Rieske, mitochondrial, with translation MTSVSRAGHLAPFFKATCNVVSNGLKPVVASAPLPSDKVVVQPLPKTSTVQTLHGALPIQNIKVKHGSRVPTQVRFAHSDIAYPDFSAYRRKETLDPKSKAEENVDGRQSFTYLIAGAGSVAGAYAAKSVVTHFVSSMAAAADVLALAKIEIKLNEIPEGKSVTFKWRGKPLFIRHRTANEISTEKSVAVDTLRDPQHDDQRVQNPKWLVVIGVCTHLGCVPVANAGDFGGYYCPCHGSHYDASGRIRKGPAPLNLEIPPHTFVDDGLLVVG, from the exons ATGACTTCTGTATCTCGTGCTGGGCATTTAGCTCCTTTTTTTAAAGCTACATGTAATGTTGTGTCGAATGGCCTTAAACCCGTCGTTGCATCTGCCCCCCTACCTTCTGACAAAGTGGTAGTTCAGCCTCTGCCCAAGACTTCTACGGTGCAGACACTTCATGGAGCCCTGCCCATCCAAAACATTAAAGTGAAACATGGAAGCCGCG TGCCAACTCAGGTACGTTTTGCGCACTCCGATATTGCGTATCCTGACTTCTCAGCATACCGTCGTAAGGAAACTCTGGACCCGAAATCTAAGGCTGAAGAAAATGTTGATGGACGCCAATCTTTCACTTATCTTATTGCTGGAG CGGGTAGCGTAGCTGGTGCCTATGCTGCTAAATCTGTTGTCACACATTTTGTGTCATCAATGGCTGCAGCCGCTGATGTGTTGGCTTTAGCTAAGATTGAAATCAAACTGAATGAAATTCCAGAAGGAAAGTCAGTTACCTTCAAATGGCGTGGAAAGCCTCTTTTCATTCGTCACAG GACAGCCAACGAAATCTCCACGGAGAAGTCAGTGGCAGTTGACACCCTGCGTGACCCGCAACACGACGACCAGCGCGTACAGAACCCCAAGTGGCTGGTGGTCATCGGAGTGTGCACCCACCTTGGCTGCGTGCCCGTTGCCAATGCCGGAGACTTCGGCGGCTACTACTGCCCGTGCCACGGCTCCCACTACGACGCATCCGGACGCATCCGCAAAGGCCCCGCCCCCCTGAACCTCGAGATCCCACCGCACACCTTTGTCGATGATGGCCTTTTAGTCGTAGGCTAA